The Pyxidicoccus sp. MSG2 DNA segment ACGTGCCGTCGGTGACGGTGGACGAGCGGATGATGCGGCAGGCCTTCCTCAACCTGGCCATCAACGCGGTGCAGGCCATGCCCCAGGGCGGCATGCTGCGCGCCAGCGTGCGGCGCGCACCGGGCACGCCGGAGGTGGAGGTGCAGTTCGCCGACAGCGGCCCGGGCATCTCCCCCGAGGTGCGCGCGCGCATCTTCGAGCCCTTCTTCACCACCAAGGCCAAGGGCACCGGCCTGGGTCTCGCGGTGGTGAAGCGCATCATCGAGTCGCACCAGGGACGGGTGGCGCTGGAGTCCCAGCCGGGACAGGGCACCACCTTCCGGCTCTACCTGCCCCTGGATGGGTCGGGCCAGGGGCCGCTGGTCGAGGGCTTCTGAGGCTACGGGTGCCCCAGCGCCCAGGCCACGCCGAGCCCCACCGCGCACGCCCCGGCGAAGATGCCCGCGGCGAGCAGGGCACGACGGCCCCGTGACGGGGTGGGCGTCGCCGCCTCGCCCTCACCGGTGATGGCGCGGACCAGTTCCTGCCGCCGCGCCTCCACCGACGCCGAGTCCAGCGACTGGGAGATGTCCACGCCGAAGCCCACCTGCGTCTCGCGCGGCGCGCGGGGTGGCACGGACTTCACGGAGGTGATGGCCCGTGGTGCCATCACCGGCGTCACGGTGGCCTCCCTGCCAGTGGGCACGGGAGAAGGCCGGGCCCCGCTGGCCCGCGAGGCCTCGGCCTGTTCGATGGCCACGAGGACCTTCGACACCTCCAGGGCCTCGGTGGCGGCGGCGTCCGGCACGCGCCCGCCGGGCGCGGGCACCTTCGAGGCCTCCAGTGCTTCGGTGACGGCGGCGTCCGCGCCGGGCGTCCCTACCCCGTACATCGCGGTCCTGCCGGCCGTACCTCCCCCCCGCGCACCCTGGGCCTCGGCGTCCGCGCGCTCCCGCGGAACGAAGTCCTCGGGCGTGTCGATGCCGCTGTGCTCGAAGGCGAGCGCGTTGGGCGGGGTGAGCACGGCGACGCTCACCTCGCGCTCGGTGCGCTTGCGGGAGGCGTCCTCGCGCAGCAAATCTCGAAGCGCGTTCTCCTCCGCCACCTTCTCGCGCGGGAAGGCGCTCTCCATGAGGCGCGCGACGTCCGCGTCCCCCACGTTCGGAGTCAGCTTCACCTTGATGCGCGCCAGCTCCTCGCCCAGCGCCACCGCGTCCGGGAAGCGGTGCTCCGGCTCGGACGCGAGCGCCCGCATCAGCAGCGCATCCAGGCTCGCCGGCACGCCCTGCCGGATGCGCCCCGCGGGCTCCCACGTCGGGTACGCCGCGCGCCGCCAGCGCTCCACCGGGTCGCCACGCTGCGCCAGCGGCCTCCAGGCGACGAGCTCCCACAAGAGCGCGCCCGCCGCGTACACGTCCGCGCGCCGGTCCACGAAGCGCTTGCGCGCCTGCTCCGGCGACATGTACGTCAGGTTGCCAATCACCACCCGCGGCGCCGTCTGCTGCTCCTTCAGCGTGGACTGGGCCGCGCCGAAGTCGATGATCTTCACCTCGCCCGCGTAGCTGAGGCACACGTTGGCGGGGGACAAATCCCGGTGCACCAGGTGCAGCGGGTGGCCCTCCTCGTCCTTCGCGTCGTGCGCGTACGCGAGCCCCTCACACAGCCGCTGGCCCAGGTGCAGCAGGATGCCGAGCGGAATGGTTCTTCCGAGCTGCCGCAGCCGGTACGCGAGCCGGCTCAGCGTCTTGCCCTGCACGTACTCCATGGACAGGTAGAGCTGCCCGTCCACCTCGCCCATGGCGTACACGCGGGCGATGTTCGGGTGCGCGAGCCGCACCATCACCCGGGCCTCGTCGCGGAAGCGGCCGACGAAGCGCGGGTCCGCCATGAGCTGCGGGAGGACCTTCTTCACCACGCACGCGTGACGCTGCGACTCCTCACGCGCGAGGAACACCTCACCCATGCCCCCGGCGCCAATGCGGCGCACGAGGGTATAGGGACCGAAGCGAACGGGGCCCGCCAGGGGCTCCGGCTCAACCGGTCTTGCCAAGCGAACGGAAGGCCTTTCTCGCCGCCGCGAGCACGTGCGCCACTTCCGGCTCGCCAATGGCCAGCGAAACGAACGCCGCCTCGAACTGGCTCGGCGGCAGGTAGACGCCCTCGTTCAGCATGGCGTGGAAGAAGCGCCCGAAGCGCGCCGTGTCCGCCTTCTTGGCGGTGGGGTAGTCGTAGACGGCCTCGCTCGTGAAGAACACGGTGAGCATGCTGCCCACGCGGTTGATGGTAACGGGCACCTCCGCGGCCTTCGCCTCGGCGGCGAGCCCTTCCGCCAGCATGCGGCTCACCTCCTCCAGTCGCTTGTAGGTGCCGGGCGCCGCGAGCGCCTTGAGGCACGCCATGCCCGCGGCCACCGCCACCGGGTTCCCCGACAGCGTGCCGGACTGGTACACCGGCCCCGCCGGCGCCACCTTCGACATGATGTCCGCCCGGCCGCCGTACGCGCCCAGCGGCATGCCACCGCCAATCACCTTGGCCATGGTGGTCAGGTCCGGCTTCAGCCCGTACAGCTCCTGCGCGCCGCCGCGCGCCAGCCGGAAGCCCGTCATCACCTCGTCCATGACGAACAGCACGCCGTGCTTCTGGCAGAGCGCCTGCAAGCCCTCGAGGTAGCCCGGCTTCGGCACCAGCACGCCCATGTTGCCCACCACCGGCTCGATGATGGCGCAGGCGATGTCCTTGCCCTTCTCCGCGAAGAGGCGCTCCACGGCGCCCAGGTCGTTGAAGGGCGCGGTGAGGGTCAGCTTCGCGAGCGCCTGCGGCACGCCCGGCGAGTCCGGCAGGCCCAGCGTCTCCACGCCGCTGCCCGCCTTCACGAGGAAGGGGTCGCCCGCGCCGTGGAAGCAGCCCTCGAACTTGAGGATGAAGTCGCGGCCGGTGAAGCCGCGCGCGACGCGGATGGCGGCCACGGTGGCCTCGGTGCCGCTGGAGACCAGGCGCACCATCTCCACCGCCGGCAGGGTGGCGCAGATGAGCTCGGCGAACTCCACCTCGGCCGCGGTGGGCGCGCCGAAGGTGGTGCCGCGCTTCGCCGCGTCGATGATGGCGTCGATGATGGGCGGGTACGCGTGGCCGAGGATGAGCGGACCCCAGCTGCCGACGAGGTCGACGTAGCGGTTGCCGTCCACGTCCGTGAGCCACGCGCCAGCGCCCTCACGGAAGAAGACGGGGTCACCTCCCACGCCTCGGAAGGCGCGCACCGGAGAGTTCACCCCACCCGGGATGCGCGCCTGCGCACGGGAGAAGAGGGCCTGACTGTGAGCGTGGTTCATGGCGCGTTCCATAACACGCGGCCCGGGCCCGCCTGCCGTCTACCCTCGCCCGCTCCCATGCCCACCGCTTCTCCGTTCCGTCAGGACCCGATTATGGACACCGCCCACGGGAACGGAAGAAACCGACTTCACCGTAAATCGTTCTGGATTGGATTCTTCGCAGTCGGGCTCCGTGAACAGTGTGCAACGGCCCTCTTCAGGAACGCCTGAAGGCGTGGACGCGCGGGACGACGCGAGCGGTGCGCGTGGCGGCCTGACTGGTGGGCAGCGCGGCGGGCTTGCAGCCGGTGGCGGCCCGGAGTCCGTCATCGCA contains these protein-coding regions:
- a CDS encoding protein kinase domain-containing protein, translated to MARPVEPEPLAGPVRFGPYTLVRRIGAGGMGEVFLAREESQRHACVVKKVLPQLMADPRFVGRFRDEARVMVRLAHPNIARVYAMGEVDGQLYLSMEYVQGKTLSRLAYRLRQLGRTIPLGILLHLGQRLCEGLAYAHDAKDEEGHPLHLVHRDLSPANVCLSYAGEVKIIDFGAAQSTLKEQQTAPRVVIGNLTYMSPEQARKRFVDRRADVYAAGALLWELVAWRPLAQRGDPVERWRRAAYPTWEPAGRIRQGVPASLDALLMRALASEPEHRFPDAVALGEELARIKVKLTPNVGDADVARLMESAFPREKVAEENALRDLLREDASRKRTEREVSVAVLTPPNALAFEHSGIDTPEDFVPRERADAEAQGARGGGTAGRTAMYGVGTPGADAAVTEALEASKVPAPGGRVPDAAATEALEVSKVLVAIEQAEASRASGARPSPVPTGREATVTPVMAPRAITSVKSVPPRAPRETQVGFGVDISQSLDSASVEARRQELVRAITGEGEAATPTPSRGRRALLAAGIFAGACAVGLGVAWALGHP
- the hemL gene encoding glutamate-1-semialdehyde 2,1-aminomutase; amino-acid sequence: MNHAHSQALFSRAQARIPGGVNSPVRAFRGVGGDPVFFREGAGAWLTDVDGNRYVDLVGSWGPLILGHAYPPIIDAIIDAAKRGTTFGAPTAAEVEFAELICATLPAVEMVRLVSSGTEATVAAIRVARGFTGRDFILKFEGCFHGAGDPFLVKAGSGVETLGLPDSPGVPQALAKLTLTAPFNDLGAVERLFAEKGKDIACAIIEPVVGNMGVLVPKPGYLEGLQALCQKHGVLFVMDEVMTGFRLARGGAQELYGLKPDLTTMAKVIGGGMPLGAYGGRADIMSKVAPAGPVYQSGTLSGNPVAVAAGMACLKALAAPGTYKRLEEVSRMLAEGLAAEAKAAEVPVTINRVGSMLTVFFTSEAVYDYPTAKKADTARFGRFFHAMLNEGVYLPPSQFEAAFVSLAIGEPEVAHVLAAARKAFRSLGKTG